AAACGTGTGAGACAAGTTTTGCATCTTTCGATCCCTGTATTCAGAAGGAGGCTGCTGTCATGAACGCGAAAGTGCTTTTCCCAACGAAGTGGGTTTCCAGGCTGCTCGCAGGCGCAGTTGCGCTGCCGCTGATTACGACCGGCTTCAGCGGCCCGGCCTGGGCCATCACCGGCGGCGAGGTGGACGAAAACAACACCTATTCCAACGTCGGAGCTGTCGTGTGGCTGCCACCAGATGGTTCGGGGCCGAGCGTGGGGTGTTCGGGAATACTGATCCATCCGCGTGTGCTCCTTACCGCCGGGCATGGCACGATATTCCCGGAGGAGAATCCGTGGGTTATCCCTTTGTCCTTCGTCAGCTTCGGCACGAATGCTCTTGACCCCTCGACTTGGCACGAGGTCCAAACGGTCATCACGCACCCCAATTACAATCCCCTTGCCTGGAACCAATCCTGCAACGATGTGGGCGTCATCATACTGAAGAGGCCCGTCAGAATCCGCAAAGTGCCGCTGGCCAAGCTGCCCGATGAAGGCTTCCTTGACGACCTGAAGACGGCGGGGTTGCTCCGCGAACCGGGCCAGGGCGGAGTGCCCTTTATCGTCGCAGGCTACGGCTCGACCGGCAACTGGCCCCCTCAGCCCCCTCCGGAGGTCGTGCCGGTCGACGGCCTGCGCCGCTTCGCCCACTCCGACTACCTCGCCTTGAGCCCGGGGTGGCTTTACACCCTGATGAATCCCGCCACCGGCAACGGCGGCACGGGCTACGGCGACTCCGGCGGACCCGCGTTCTGGGTCAAGCCCGATGGAACCCTCGTGCTCGTGGCTCTGACGGGCCACGGCGATCCAAACCTCGTGGCCATCAACGTTGCCTGGCGCGTGGACCTCCCCGAAACGCTGGACTTCATCGACTGGGTGATTAACACAGTGCTTCCCTCGCTGCCACGGCACTGACGGCCTGTCGCCCCTTCTGCCTGCTGAGACCCGTGCCCGGCAGGAGAAACG
The Phycisphaerae bacterium DNA segment above includes these coding regions:
- a CDS encoding trypsin-like serine protease; its protein translation is MNAKVLFPTKWVSRLLAGAVALPLITTGFSGPAWAITGGEVDENNTYSNVGAVVWLPPDGSGPSVGCSGILIHPRVLLTAGHGTIFPEENPWVIPLSFVSFGTNALDPSTWHEVQTVITHPNYNPLAWNQSCNDVGVIILKRPVRIRKVPLAKLPDEGFLDDLKTAGLLREPGQGGVPFIVAGYGSTGNWPPQPPPEVVPVDGLRRFAHSDYLALSPGWLYTLMNPATGNGGTGYGDSGGPAFWVKPDGTLVLVALTGHGDPNLVAINVAWRVDLPETLDFIDWVINTVLPSLPRH